A portion of the Roseovarius sp. SCSIO 43702 genome contains these proteins:
- a CDS encoding SCP2 sterol-binding domain-containing protein has translation MSEIIQAYVSRLDPKARGAIRGTAKLVVTGEGSVMLDETGAREGDDAADVVLMASDAVFRAILSGEQNPVMAYMSGKLKVEGNAQRALKVSGILTG, from the coding sequence ATGTCCGAGATCATCCAAGCCTATGTCAGTCGCCTCGACCCGAAGGCGCGCGGCGCGATCCGTGGAACCGCGAAACTGGTCGTGACCGGGGAGGGGTCCGTCATGCTTGACGAGACAGGCGCGCGGGAAGGCGACGACGCGGCGGACGTGGTCCTGATGGCGAGCGATGCGGTCTTTCGCGCGATCCTCTCGGGAGAGCAGAACCCGGTGATGGCCTACATGTCCGGCAAGCTGAAGGTGGAAGGCAACGCCCAGCGCGCGCTCAAGGTCAGCGGAATTCTGACGGGATAA
- the uvrC gene encoding excinuclease ABC subunit UvrC — protein sequence MSEETTQKRGHEVIRDYLKSLDGSPGVYRMLDSSARVLYVGKARNLKARVSSYARPTGHTGRIARMIRETASMMFLTTRTETEALLLEQNLIKQLKPKFNVLLRDDKSFPNILVTEHDFPMIKKHRGAKREKGAYYGPFASAGAVNRTLAQLQRVFLLRNCSDAMFETRTRPCLQYQIKRCTAPCVGYIDKAEYAGQVRDAERYLSGKSTEIQEKLARQMQEASEAMEFERAAALRDRIKALTQVQSAQGINPRSVDEADVIALNLEKGQACVQVFFIRGGQNWGNRDFYPRVGADVEEAEVLEAFIGQFYDTKEPPRQLILSHALENPDLMQEALSEKLGRKVRILVPVRGEKAELVDAALRNARESLARRMAESATQAKLLKGLAEAFDLDAPPERIEVYDNSHIQGAHAVGAMIVAGPEGFMKNQYRKFNIRGDDLTPGDDFGMMKEVLKRRFKRLLKEDPDREKGLWPDLLLIDGGAGQVSAVASIMREMGVEDIAMVGVAKGIDRDHGKEEFHRVGKQPKALRHNDPVLYFVQRLRDEAHRFAIGTHRAKRSKAVSANPLDEVPGVGAARKRALLAHFGSAKAVSRANVADLKAVEGVSEALAQKVYDFFHEKG from the coding sequence ATGAGCGAGGAAACCACCCAGAAACGCGGCCACGAGGTGATCCGCGACTACCTCAAGTCGCTGGACGGAAGTCCGGGAGTGTATCGCATGCTCGATAGCTCGGCGCGGGTGCTCTACGTGGGCAAGGCGCGCAACCTCAAGGCGCGGGTTTCGAGCTATGCGCGGCCCACGGGGCACACGGGCCGGATCGCCCGGATGATCCGCGAGACGGCCTCGATGATGTTCCTGACCACGCGGACCGAGACCGAGGCGCTGCTGCTCGAACAGAACCTGATCAAGCAGCTCAAACCGAAGTTCAACGTGCTTCTGCGCGACGACAAGAGCTTTCCGAACATCCTCGTCACAGAGCACGATTTCCCGATGATCAAGAAGCACCGGGGGGCCAAGCGCGAGAAGGGGGCGTATTACGGCCCCTTCGCGAGCGCAGGCGCGGTCAACCGGACCCTGGCGCAGTTGCAGCGCGTGTTCCTGCTGCGCAATTGCTCGGACGCGATGTTCGAGACGCGCACGCGGCCTTGCCTGCAATACCAGATCAAACGCTGCACCGCGCCCTGCGTGGGCTATATCGACAAGGCCGAGTACGCGGGCCAGGTGCGCGACGCGGAGCGCTATCTCTCGGGGAAATCGACCGAGATCCAGGAGAAGCTCGCGCGGCAGATGCAGGAGGCGAGCGAGGCGATGGAGTTCGAGCGCGCCGCCGCGTTGCGCGACCGGATCAAGGCGCTGACGCAGGTGCAGAGCGCGCAAGGCATCAACCCGCGCAGCGTGGACGAGGCGGACGTGATCGCGCTCAATCTCGAGAAGGGCCAGGCCTGCGTGCAGGTGTTCTTCATCCGGGGCGGGCAGAACTGGGGCAATCGCGATTTCTATCCGCGTGTGGGCGCCGACGTGGAGGAAGCCGAGGTGCTCGAGGCATTCATCGGGCAGTTCTACGACACGAAGGAGCCGCCGCGGCAGTTGATCCTGAGCCATGCGCTCGAAAATCCTGACCTGATGCAGGAGGCGCTGAGCGAAAAGCTGGGGCGGAAGGTGAGGATCCTGGTGCCGGTCCGGGGGGAGAAGGCCGAGCTGGTCGATGCGGCGCTGAGGAATGCGCGCGAGAGCCTGGCGCGGCGCATGGCCGAGAGCGCCACGCAGGCGAAGCTGCTAAAGGGGCTGGCCGAGGCGTTTGATCTCGACGCGCCGCCCGAGCGGATCGAGGTCTATGACAACAGCCACATCCAGGGTGCGCACGCCGTGGGCGCGATGATCGTCGCAGGGCCCGAAGGGTTCATGAAGAACCAGTATCGCAAGTTCAACATCCGGGGCGATGACCTGACGCCGGGTGATGATTTCGGCATGATGAAGGAGGTTCTGAAGCGACGCTTCAAGCGCCTGCTGAAGGAAGATCCCGACCGCGAGAAAGGACTTTGGCCCGACCTGCTGCTCATTGATGGGGGCGCGGGGCAGGTAAGTGCGGTCGCGTCGATCATGCGCGAGATGGGGGTCGAGGACATCGCGATGGTGGGCGTGGCCAAGGGCATCGACCGCGACCACGGCAAGGAGGAATTTCATCGCGTGGGCAAGCAACCCAAGGCGCTGAGGCACAACGACCCGGTGCTCTATTTCGTGCAACGCCTGCGCGACGAGGCGCATCGCTTCGCCATCGGCACCCACCGCGCCAAGCGGTCGAAGGCGGTGAGCGCCAACCCGCTCGACGAGGTGCCGGGCGTGGGGGCCGCGCGCAAGCGTGCGCTGCTGGCGCATTTCGGCAGCGCCAAGGCGGTGAGCCGCGCCAACGTCGCCGATCTCAAGGCCGTGGAGGGCGTGAGCGAGGCGCTGGCGCAGAAAGTCTATGATTTCTTCCACGAGAAGGGGTGA
- a CDS encoding amidase, with protein sequence MQEWLWMSAAELGRGIGAGEIDAEALTDTYLASIEAHPERDRIYSVVTAPRARAEAAAAAKRARTDQRRGPLDGVPVSWKDLFDSAGTETMAGSQLLKGRVPERDAAVLEAATIAGLVCLGKTHMSELAFSGLGLNPMTATSPNVNDPGAVPGGSSSGAGASVAFGLAACGIGSDTGGSVRIPAAWNDLVGLKTTSGRLPDRGIVPLAARFDTVGPLGRSVEDCALALAALEGRRDAVDLGGTRLDGMRFAALEGVVMEDVRDGPLKAYQGALARFRDAGAEIVAIASPEIEEAMPMSGVLFTAEAYGIWGKTIEAAPDKMFRPIRERFELGREVSGPDYVAAWRRLDALRREWAARMAGFDAVILPTSANLPPDATRLMEDDDYYVTENLLTLRNTRVANLMGLSAITLPTGVPSCGVMLCGSAMGEERLLRVAKAAEDALA encoded by the coding sequence ATGCAGGAGTGGCTCTGGATGAGTGCGGCGGAGCTTGGCCGGGGGATCGGCGCGGGCGAGATAGATGCCGAGGCGCTTACCGACACCTACCTTGCTTCCATCGAGGCGCATCCCGAGCGCGACCGTATCTATAGCGTCGTCACCGCGCCGCGCGCCCGCGCCGAGGCGGCAGCAGCGGCAAAACGCGCCCGGACGGACCAGCGGCGCGGGCCGCTCGACGGGGTGCCGGTGAGCTGGAAAGACCTCTTCGACAGTGCCGGGACCGAGACGATGGCGGGTTCGCAGCTTCTCAAGGGGCGGGTGCCGGAGCGCGACGCCGCCGTGCTCGAGGCCGCGACGATCGCGGGGCTCGTCTGTCTGGGCAAGACACATATGAGCGAGCTGGCCTTCTCGGGGCTGGGCCTCAACCCGATGACCGCGACGTCACCGAACGTGAACGATCCGGGTGCGGTGCCGGGCGGATCCTCCTCGGGTGCGGGTGCGAGCGTCGCCTTTGGCCTCGCGGCCTGCGGCATCGGCAGTGATACGGGCGGATCTGTGCGGATCCCGGCGGCATGGAATGACCTCGTGGGTCTCAAGACCACCTCGGGGCGCCTGCCTGATCGGGGGATCGTGCCGCTTGCTGCGCGGTTCGACACGGTGGGACCGCTGGGACGCAGCGTCGAGGATTGCGCGCTGGCGCTTGCCGCGCTCGAGGGACGGCGGGATGCCGTCGATCTCGGGGGCACGCGGCTTGACGGGATGCGATTCGCGGCGCTTGAGGGCGTGGTGATGGAGGATGTGCGCGACGGTCCGCTCAAGGCCTACCAGGGCGCCCTCGCCAGGTTCCGGGATGCCGGGGCGGAGATCGTGGCCATCGCCTCGCCCGAGATCGAGGAAGCGATGCCGATGTCGGGCGTCCTCTTCACCGCAGAGGCCTATGGCATCTGGGGCAAGACCATCGAGGCGGCGCCGGACAAGATGTTCCGGCCAATCCGCGAACGCTTCGAGCTGGGCCGCGAGGTGAGCGGACCCGACTACGTGGCGGCGTGGCGCAGGCTCGACGCGCTGCGGCGCGAATGGGCAGCGCGGATGGCGGGGTTCGATGCGGTGATCCTGCCCACCTCGGCCAACCTGCCGCCCGATGCCACGCGGCTGATGGAGGATGACGACTATTACGTCACCGAGAACCTGCTGACGCTGCGCAATACGCGGGTAGCGAATCTCATGGGGCTTTCGGCGATCACCCTGCCCACCGGCGTGCCGAGCTGCGGTGTGATGCTGTGCGGCAGCGCGATGGGCGAGGAACGGCTGTTGCGGGTCGCGAAGGCGGCGGAGGATGCGCTCGCCTGA
- a CDS encoding DNA translocase FtsK 4TM domain-containing protein, which translates to MAYQARGRDPLLDSNMAEVIEKRGKELLGLVLLALGALVWAMFASYSPDDPSWLSAVDAPVQNWLGALGAKMSAAVFMIIGWGAWGIAALLGVWGVRFVLHRGQERATGRAVFAPIWLAVLSLYCAALPPGVDWGEAHSFGLGGLFGDTVLGALLGILPVSASVGLKLLALVLGLATVALGAFVLGFSRRELQRILRFLVVGVIMTYSWLAALAGRGADGAMRAARTGAERAAERRARRVEAAQSRIEMPPEPRVTVVAPRLSRGSGTQYEERVTPRAEPAPVRRPVATRPEAETASPPQKAGGLLARMPSLMRRADPEPEAEREEATMMAAPAPQGEDRIRAKIADVIKTRVRQSPAMQAESVAPLTKGRGRGPVPLVLDTSIPRVRNLPPEPPLTAAAAPLPPEPPLSASAASFAPGAAWMPQAADASMQTDVSYPDEDDVLIDEAAPAAWQSAPSPRIPVAEPRKVVQHAPRKAPQPSAKAAAEAQPSLQFEEKPQVEYELPPLNLLTSPETIQRHHLSDEALEENARMLESVLDDYGVKGEIVSVRPGPVVTMYELEPAPGLKASRVIGLADDIARSMAALSARVSTVPGRSVIGIELPNDNREMVVLREILATRDFGDGNQQLPLALGKDIGGDPIVANLAKMPHLLIAGTTGSGKSVAINTMILSLLYKLTPDECRLIMIDPKMLELSVYDGIPHLLSPVVTDPKKAVVALKWVVAEMEDRYRKMSKMGVRNISGYNGRVADAQAKGEMFSRTVQTGFDDETGEPVFETEEFAPEKMPYIVVIVDEMADLMMVAGKEIEACIQRLAQMARASGIHLIMATQRPSVDVITGTIKANFPTRISFQVTSKIDSRTILGEMGAEQLLGMGDMLYMAGGSKIIRCHGPFVSDEEVEEVVNNLKAYGPPDYVGGVVEGPDDEKAENIDAVLGLGGNTTGEDAQYDEAVQIVLTDRKCSTSYIQRKLGIGYNKAARLVEQMEDEGLVSPANHVGKREILVPEQ; encoded by the coding sequence ATGGCATATCAGGCACGCGGGCGCGATCCGCTCTTGGACAGCAACATGGCGGAGGTGATCGAGAAGCGCGGCAAGGAGCTTCTGGGTCTCGTGCTTCTGGCACTGGGTGCGCTCGTCTGGGCGATGTTCGCGAGCTACAGCCCGGACGATCCGAGCTGGCTTTCGGCCGTGGATGCGCCCGTCCAGAACTGGCTGGGTGCGCTGGGGGCCAAGATGTCGGCGGCGGTCTTCATGATCATCGGCTGGGGTGCCTGGGGCATCGCCGCACTTCTCGGCGTATGGGGCGTGCGATTCGTGCTGCATCGCGGGCAGGAGCGCGCGACCGGGCGGGCGGTTTTCGCGCCGATCTGGCTGGCCGTGCTGTCGCTCTACTGTGCGGCGCTGCCGCCCGGCGTGGACTGGGGTGAGGCGCATAGCTTCGGCCTTGGCGGGCTCTTCGGGGATACCGTCCTGGGTGCGCTTCTGGGCATCCTGCCGGTTTCGGCAAGCGTCGGGCTGAAACTTCTTGCCCTCGTGCTGGGGCTGGCGACGGTGGCGCTTGGAGCCTTCGTCCTCGGCTTTTCGCGGCGTGAGTTGCAGCGCATTCTGCGGTTCCTCGTGGTGGGGGTCATCATGACCTATTCGTGGCTTGCCGCGCTGGCGGGCCGCGGAGCGGATGGCGCGATGCGTGCGGCGCGCACCGGCGCGGAGCGCGCGGCCGAACGCCGGGCGCGCCGGGTTGAGGCGGCGCAGTCGCGCATCGAGATGCCCCCGGAGCCGCGCGTGACCGTGGTGGCGCCGCGCTTGAGCCGGGGAAGCGGGACGCAATACGAGGAACGGGTGACACCGCGCGCCGAGCCCGCGCCCGTGCGGCGACCGGTGGCGACCCGGCCGGAGGCGGAGACGGCATCGCCGCCGCAGAAGGCAGGAGGCCTTCTGGCGCGGATGCCGTCGTTGATGCGCCGCGCCGATCCCGAACCCGAGGCCGAGCGTGAAGAAGCGACCATGATGGCCGCCCCGGCCCCGCAGGGAGAGGACCGTATCCGCGCAAAGATCGCGGACGTGATCAAGACCCGCGTGCGGCAGAGCCCTGCCATGCAGGCCGAGAGCGTTGCGCCGCTTACCAAGGGCCGCGGGCGGGGGCCCGTGCCGCTTGTCCTCGACACGAGCATCCCGCGCGTGCGCAACCTGCCGCCCGAGCCGCCCCTGACCGCAGCCGCCGCGCCGCTTCCGCCCGAACCGCCGCTATCGGCCAGCGCGGCCAGCTTCGCGCCCGGTGCCGCGTGGATGCCGCAAGCGGCGGACGCGTCCATGCAGACCGATGTGAGCTATCCCGACGAGGATGACGTACTGATCGACGAGGCCGCGCCCGCGGCGTGGCAGTCCGCCCCCTCCCCGCGGATCCCGGTGGCCGAACCCAGGAAAGTCGTGCAGCACGCACCGCGCAAGGCGCCGCAACCCTCGGCCAAGGCCGCCGCCGAGGCGCAGCCCAGCCTGCAATTCGAGGAAAAGCCACAGGTGGAATACGAGCTTCCGCCCCTCAATCTTTTGACGAGTCCCGAGACGATCCAGCGTCACCACCTGAGCGACGAGGCGCTGGAGGAGAACGCGCGGATGCTCGAATCGGTGCTCGACGACTACGGTGTGAAGGGCGAGATCGTGAGCGTGCGGCCCGGTCCCGTGGTCACGATGTATGAACTGGAGCCCGCTCCGGGCCTCAAGGCGAGCCGGGTGATCGGCCTTGCCGACGACATCGCGCGGTCCATGGCGGCGCTTTCGGCGCGGGTTTCGACCGTGCCGGGGCGCAGCGTGATCGGCATCGAGCTTCCCAACGACAACCGCGAGATGGTCGTACTGCGCGAGATCCTCGCCACGCGCGATTTCGGCGATGGCAACCAGCAGCTTCCGCTGGCGCTGGGCAAGGATATCGGCGGCGACCCGATCGTCGCGAACCTGGCCAAGATGCCGCATCTTCTCATCGCGGGGACCACCGGCTCGGGCAAGTCGGTGGCGATCAACACGATGATCCTGAGCCTGCTCTACAAGCTCACGCCCGATGAGTGCCGGCTGATCATGATCGACCCGAAAATGCTCGAGTTGAGCGTCTATGACGGGATTCCGCACCTCCTGTCCCCGGTCGTCACCGACCCCAAGAAGGCCGTCGTCGCCCTCAAATGGGTCGTGGCCGAGATGGAAGACCGGTATCGCAAGATGTCCAAGATGGGCGTTCGCAACATCTCGGGCTACAACGGCCGGGTCGCGGATGCGCAGGCCAAGGGGGAGATGTTCAGCCGGACCGTGCAGACCGGCTTCGACGACGAGACCGGCGAGCCGGTGTTCGAGACCGAGGAATTCGCGCCCGAGAAAATGCCCTATATCGTCGTGATCGTGGACGAGATGGCGGATCTGATGATGGTCGCGGGCAAGGAGATCGAGGCCTGTATCCAGCGCCTTGCGCAGATGGCGCGGGCGAGCGGCATCCACCTCATCATGGCGACACAGCGGCCCTCGGTCGACGTGATCACCGGCACCATCAAGGCCAACTTCCCCACGCGCATCAGCTTCCAGGTGACGAGCAAGATCGATAGTCGCACCATCCTGGGCGAGATGGGCGCCGAGCAGCTCTTGGGCATGGGCGACATGCTTTACATGGCGGGCGGCTCGAAGATCATCCGCTGTCACGGGCCTTTCGTCAGCGACGAGGAAGTCGAGGAGGTGGTGAACAACCTCAAGGCCTATGGCCCGCCCGATTACGTGGGCGGCGTCGTCGAGGGGCCGGATGACGAGAAGGCCGAGAATATCGACGCGGTTCTGGGCCTCGGTGGAAACACGACGGGCGAGGACGCGCAATACGACGAGGCGGTGCAGATCGTCCTGACGGATCGCAAATGCTCGACCTCCTATATCCAGCGCAAGCTCGGCATCGGCTACAACAAGGCCGCGCGCCTCGTGGAGCAGATGGAGGACGAGGGCCTCGTGAGCCCGGCAAACCACGTTGGCAAGCGCGAGATCCTCGTGCCGGAGCAGTAA
- the moaD gene encoding molybdopterin converting factor subunit 1, with product MDVLYFAWVRERVGLPRERVETGAATVRELVAELRAREARYDAAFADERALRVAVDQELADFDAEIAGAREVAFFPPMTGG from the coding sequence ATGGATGTTCTTTATTTTGCATGGGTGCGCGAGCGGGTGGGCCTGCCGCGCGAGAGGGTCGAGACCGGGGCCGCGACAGTGCGCGAACTGGTGGCCGAGTTGCGCGCGCGTGAGGCGCGGTATGACGCGGCCTTCGCCGACGAGCGGGCGCTGCGCGTGGCGGTCGATCAGGAACTGGCCGATTTCGACGCCGAGATCGCCGGTGCGCGCGAGGTGGCGTTCTTTCCGCCGATGACCGGGGGCTGA
- the pgsA gene encoding CDP-diacylglycerol--glycerol-3-phosphate 3-phosphatidyltransferase, whose product MTLTIPNLLTILRLLAAPAVAVMFLYFTRPWADWFALILFVVAAITDWFDGYLARSWKQETKLGAMLDPIADKAMVVIALMVITGFSGMNPWFLLPATLIIFREVFVSGLREFLGDTAGLLKVTKLAKWKTTAQMVAIAVLFATGVFEHNILDRTAGMDTRMVDDIMAGRAADHVGLVWNYYASVITWWTGVVLLWVAAALTLVTGVDYFAKAMPYLKDDR is encoded by the coding sequence ATGACACTGACGATCCCGAACCTCCTGACGATCCTGCGTCTTCTGGCGGCGCCCGCCGTCGCGGTGATGTTCCTATACTTCACCCGGCCGTGGGCGGACTGGTTCGCGCTCATCCTCTTCGTCGTGGCGGCGATCACCGATTGGTTCGACGGCTACCTCGCCCGAAGCTGGAAGCAGGAGACGAAGCTGGGCGCGATGCTCGACCCCATTGCCGACAAGGCGATGGTGGTGATCGCGCTGATGGTCATCACGGGCTTCTCGGGGATGAACCCCTGGTTCCTCCTGCCCGCGACGCTGATCATCTTTCGCGAGGTTTTCGTGTCGGGTCTCCGCGAGTTCCTGGGCGATACCGCCGGCTTGCTGAAGGTCACGAAGCTTGCCAAGTGGAAGACGACGGCGCAGATGGTGGCGATCGCGGTTCTGTTCGCGACGGGTGTGTTCGAGCATAACATCCTCGACCGGACGGCGGGCATGGACACGCGGATGGTCGATGACATCATGGCCGGACGCGCGGCGGATCATGTCGGCCTGGTCTGGAATTACTACGCCTCCGTCATCACATGGTGGACAGGTGTCGTGCTGTTGTGGGTCGCCGCGGCACTGACGCTGGTGACGGGGGTCGATTATTTCGCCAAGGCGATGCCGTATCTGAAGGATGACCGCTGA
- a CDS encoding SDR family oxidoreductase gives MSDRALVTGAGRRLGRAMALELARRGFDVAVHYAGSEQAAREVADEIRAMGREAVTLQADLTIEAEMQELVPRAMKALGGSLTVLVNNASIFEHDRIGSVTRESWDRHLESNLRAPVVLTQAIAEAMPEAEIDAGGEPVARGLVVNMIDQRVRKLTPEFMSYTIAKMGLWAFTRTAAQALAPHVRVNAIGPGPTLRAERQSEAHFAAQREGTILQRGADVEDIVGALAYFLDAKAVTGQLLCVDGGQHLGWRTPDIVGVE, from the coding sequence ATGAGCGACAGGGCTTTGGTGACAGGGGCCGGGCGGCGGCTGGGCCGCGCGATGGCGCTGGAACTCGCGCGGCGAGGCTTTGACGTCGCGGTTCATTACGCGGGCTCCGAGCAGGCCGCGCGGGAGGTAGCCGACGAGATCCGGGCCATGGGCCGCGAGGCAGTGACGCTGCAAGCCGACCTGACGATCGAGGCGGAGATGCAGGAGCTTGTGCCGCGCGCGATGAAGGCGCTTGGCGGGTCGCTGACCGTGCTGGTCAACAACGCGTCGATCTTCGAGCACGACCGGATCGGGAGCGTCACGCGCGAAAGCTGGGATCGGCACCTGGAGAGCAACCTGCGTGCGCCCGTGGTCCTGACGCAGGCCATTGCGGAGGCGATGCCAGAGGCGGAGATCGACGCAGGGGGCGAGCCGGTGGCGCGGGGCCTCGTGGTCAACATGATCGACCAGAGGGTGCGGAAGCTCACGCCCGAGTTCATGTCCTACACGATCGCGAAGATGGGGCTCTGGGCCTTTACCCGGACCGCCGCGCAGGCGCTTGCCCCGCATGTGCGCGTGAACGCGATCGGCCCCGGCCCGACGCTGAGGGCGGAGCGGCAGAGCGAGGCACATTTCGCCGCGCAGCGGGAAGGCACGATTTTGCAACGCGGCGCGGACGTGGAGGACATTGTCGGTGCGCTGGCATACTTCCTCGATGCAAAGGCCGTGACGGGGCAGCTTCTTTGCGTCGACGGGGGGCAGCACCTCGGATGGCGGACGCCCGATATCGTGGGGGTCGAGTAG
- a CDS encoding UbiH/UbiF/VisC/COQ6 family ubiquinone biosynthesis hydroxylase — protein sequence MDNPAATIIFGRMERRDDILIVGGGLGGPALALALARAGFGVTVVDAQSEKVRKNAAFDGRAYALALASVRLLRRLGIWDRLDGNTQPMLEIKVSDGRAGEGPLSPFFLHFDHAEIEEGPMGHMVEDRFLRRALLDALAESNRITHLSGEQVTAQEVDAGRVRLTCASGREIEGALLVGCDGRASGTAARAGISRTGWYYGQTALVAAIEHELPHNGVAHQFFMPSGPLAILPLPGNRSSIVWSETDDTAAEFAALDDTGFMEVLRPRFGDFLGEIALRGKRYTYPLNLTLANSFIAPRLALAGDAAHGMHPIAGQGLNAGLRDVAALAQVLSEARTRGEDIGAADVLARYQQWRRFDTATLAMTTDLTNRLFSTDNPLLRLGRDIGMGVINGWPGLRRGLMREAAGLTGDLPELMR from the coding sequence ATGGACAATCCCGCCGCGACCATCATATTTGGCCGCATGGAAAGACGCGATGACATCCTGATCGTGGGCGGCGGTCTCGGCGGACCGGCCTTGGCGCTCGCGCTCGCGCGGGCGGGCTTCGGCGTGACCGTGGTCGACGCCCAATCCGAGAAGGTCCGCAAGAATGCCGCCTTCGACGGGCGCGCCTACGCACTGGCACTGGCGTCGGTGCGACTTCTGCGGCGGCTCGGGATCTGGGACAGGCTTGACGGCAACACCCAGCCGATGCTCGAGATCAAGGTGTCGGACGGGCGCGCCGGCGAAGGTCCGCTTTCGCCCTTCTTCCTTCATTTCGATCACGCCGAGATCGAGGAAGGGCCGATGGGCCACATGGTCGAGGATCGCTTCCTGCGTCGCGCATTGCTCGATGCCTTGGCCGAGAGCAACCGGATCACCCATCTTTCGGGCGAACAGGTGACGGCGCAGGAGGTCGACGCGGGCCGGGTGCGCCTCACCTGCGCCTCTGGGCGCGAGATCGAGGGCGCGCTTCTCGTCGGCTGCGACGGGCGCGCCTCGGGCACGGCGGCGCGGGCAGGCATCTCGCGCACAGGTTGGTATTACGGTCAGACGGCGCTTGTTGCCGCCATCGAACACGAGCTTCCCCATAACGGCGTCGCGCACCAGTTCTTCATGCCCTCCGGTCCCCTCGCCATCCTGCCGCTTCCCGGCAACCGAAGCTCGATCGTCTGGAGCGAGACCGACGACACCGCCGCCGAATTCGCCGCGCTCGACGACACGGGCTTCATGGAGGTGCTGCGCCCCCGTTTCGGCGATTTCCTGGGCGAGATCGCGCTGCGTGGAAAGCGCTACACTTACCCGCTGAACCTCACCCTCGCCAACAGCTTCATCGCCCCCCGCCTCGCGCTCGCCGGGGATGCGGCTCACGGGATGCACCCCATCGCGGGGCAGGGCCTCAACGCCGGGCTGCGCGACGTGGCGGCGCTGGCCCAGGTGTTGTCGGAGGCGCGCACGCGGGGCGAGGATATCGGGGCGGCGGACGTGCTGGCCCGGTATCAGCAATGGCGCCGCTTCGACACCGCGACGCTCGCGATGACCACCGACCTGACGAACCGGCTCTTTTCCACCGACAACCCGCTCCTGCGTCTCGGGCGCGATATCGGCATGGGTGTCATCAACGGCTGGCCCGGACTGCGCCGAGGTCTCATGCGCGAGGCCGCGGGCCTCACCGGCGATCTGCCCGAACTGATGCGCTGA
- a CDS encoding molybdenum cofactor biosynthesis protein MoaE gives MDIRVQAEPFDLGREASAFAARQKGMGAIVTFTGIVRDVAGGLDRMEIEHYPGMTERALREIAQEARTRWGLGDVLVLHRHGAMAPDEMIMMVATAAPHRKAAFEAAEFLMDYLKSRAPFWKKEHGRDGADWVAAKDEDEAALDRWTK, from the coding sequence ATGGATATTCGCGTGCAGGCCGAACCGTTCGACCTCGGCCGGGAGGCGAGCGCCTTCGCCGCGCGGCAGAAAGGCATGGGCGCGATCGTGACCTTCACGGGCATCGTGCGCGACGTGGCGGGCGGCCTCGACCGGATGGAGATCGAGCATTACCCCGGCATGACCGAAAGGGCCCTGCGCGAGATCGCGCAGGAGGCCCGGACGCGGTGGGGGCTTGGTGACGTCCTGGTCCTGCACCGTCATGGCGCGATGGCCCCGGACGAGATGATCATGATGGTCGCCACCGCCGCGCCGCACCGCAAGGCCGCGTTCGAAGCGGCCGAATTCCTGATGGATTACCTCAAGTCGCGCGCGCCTTTCTGGAAGAAGGAGCATGGTCGCGACGGTGCGGATTGGGTGGCCGCCAAGGACGAGGACGAGGCCGCGCTCGATCGCTGGACGAAGTGA